The Candidatus Alcyoniella australis genome segment CCTTGGCCGACTTGTTCAGCGCGTCGATCAGGTCAAAGGCGACCTCGATCCGCTCGTTGACCGCGACCACGCCGTGCCATTGCCACAGGGCCACGCACAGGTCGCGCTTAAAGACCTCCACCGTGGCCTGTGCCAACGCCTCGGTCCCCGGCACAGCGTAGGGGACCAGCCCCACGCCGCGCGGCACGTTGACTTTGACCTCGGGGTGCGTGCAGAGCAGGGCCGCGTTGAGCGCCCGCTCGTCGGCGTACTCGGGCAGGTGGGTCAGGGCGATCAGCTCGGTGGGGTGAGTGTGCAGCACCACCTGCTCGGGCCTGCCCGCCTCTCGCAGGTGCTCGTGGATCCGCAGGTGCGAGGGGAACTCCGAGGTCGGCCTGAACCCCACGTCCGCATCCCCGCCCCACAGCAGACCGTAGCTTGACCCCTGGTCGTCGATACGCAGCATGCAGGCGTTGGCCGCCGCATCCTGAGCCAGGTCGCGGTAGCGCCGTCCCGTGCCCGTGACCAGAAAGCTACGGCCGGCCAGCGATGGGTAGCGCTGATCAAGGGCGATCGCCGATCCGGCTTCGAGATCGGAGCGCTCCAGGCAGTCACTGACGTCCACGGACAGGTTGCCCGCGTTGCGCTC includes the following:
- the rhaD gene encoding rhamnulose-1-phosphate aldolase, yielding MKNLVANSPKLSAWLASMQQISFYLWDRGWAERNAGNLSVDVSDCLERSDLEAGSAIALDQRYPSLAGRSFLVTGTGRRYRDLAQDAAANACMLRIDDQGSSYGLLWGGDADVGFRPTSEFPSHLRIHEHLREAGRPEQVVLHTHPTELIALTHLPEYADERALNAALLCTHPEVKVNVPRGVGLVPYAVPGTEALAQATVEVFKRDLCVALWQWHGVVAVNERIEVAFDLIDALNKSAKVLLLVHATGHKPRGLSSEQLNELAVEFNLD